The Streptomyces capitiformicae genome contains the following window.
TGCGACCGCTGTACGGCCGAGGTGCGCGCCCTGTCCGAGGACGCGGTGCGGCTGGCGTGGTCGACGGCCGCCCCGGCGCCGGCCGCGATGCGCGACCGGGTGTTCGCCGCCGTACGCAACACACCCCAGGAGGCTCCGGCGCAGGCGCGCCCCCAGCAGCATCTGCCGGCGCATGTGTGGGGCACCGAGCCGCCGCCGAAGTCGCGTACTCGTGCGCCCCGTTCGCGCCCTTTCCTCGCCCCGCTGGCCACCGCGACGGCCGCCGCCGCGCTCGTCGTGGCCTCGCTCTTCGCCGTCCAGGCCAACCGGACCCAGGACCAACTGGCCGCCGAGCGCGACCGGGCACGTGAGATCGCCCACGTTCTCACCGCGCCGGACGCCGAGGCGACCAGCGAACGGGACGCGGAGGGCAATGGAATCGGAGTGATCGCTTCCGCCGAAGAGGGGAGCGCCATCGTCACCCTCAGCGGGTTCGAGGACCTCCCCAAGGACCGGGTGCATCAGCTCTGGCTCATGCGCCCCGACGTGCAACCGCGCTCCCTGGGCCTGTTCGACGGCGACACGCCCTTGGTCACGAGCGGAATGAACACCGACGCGACGTCACTCGCCGTGACCGTCGAACCCGACGGTGGATCACCGCAACCAACCAGCCAGCCAATTGTCCAACTCGCCCTGGAATCGGTCGGATTCGGAGAGTAATCAACAACCCTGTTACAGGGAAGGGGAATAGCAGGGCGGTGATTCCCGAGTGCTCGGGTGGAGCGATATGGTTACGCTGCCCGGGCCGGGTGGACTCGTACGGGTGGGGAGTGACATGGAACAGATAACAGTACGCAGGGCGCGAGTCCCTGCGATCACCCATGGGAGCAGCGCGGCCAGTTCGCGCCTCGACCGCCATCTCTCGGTGCTGAGCGGCCCAGCCGTGCCACAGCGTGAGGCGGCCGAGGCGACCTCGCTGATGCGCGAGATCACAGCCCGTACCCCGCACGAGCGCAAGGCCCGCAAGGACACGCGCGTCGGCAGGGTCTCGCTGTTCGCACCCCTGAAGCGTCTGCGCCGCTCGCTCTTCGGCAGCCGCTAGCACCACGGATTTCCTGGAGGAAGCCCGCGCTCAGGCGATCACACCGTCCCGGCGCAGCGCTGCGATCTCATCGTCCGTCATCCCCACGGCACGCAGCAGCGACTCGGTGTGCTCCCCGAGCGCGGGCACCGCACCCATCCGCGCCTCGTCCCCGCCCGGCAGCGTGATGGGGGGCAGCAGCGCTTTGAGCGGCCCCACCGGCGAACCCACTTCCCGCCACCGGTCCCGGGCCGCCAACTGCGGATGCTCCGCCAACTCCCGTACGTCCCTGAGGCGTGCGCACGCGATCCCGGCCGCCTCCAGCCGGGCCACCGCCTCGTCGGCGTCCAGCACACCCAGTGCCCTCGCCACCGCCTCGTCCGTACGGTCCCGGTGCTCGACGCGGGCCGCGTTCGTCGCGAACGCCGGTTCGTCCGCCAACTCAGGCCGCCCCAGCACCAGTTCGGCCAACCGCCGCCACTCCCGGTCGTTCTGGACCGACAGCAGCACCCGCCCACCGTCCGCCGTCGGATAGGCGTCGTACGGCGCGATCACCGCATGCGCCAGCCCCGTCCGCACCGGGGGAGTCCCGCCGTGCATCGCATGGTGCAGCGGATGCCCCATCCACTCGGCCAGCGCCTCCAGCATCGACACCTCCACCGGCCCGCCCCGCCCGGTCCTGCCCCGCCGTACGAGGGCGGCGAGCACCCCCGAGAACGCGTACATCCCGGCGGCGATGTCCGCCGCCGGGATGCCCGCCTTCACCGGCTGCTCCGGGGTCCCCGTCACCGACACCAGCCCGGCCTCGCACTGCACGAGCATGTCGTAGGCCCGCTTGTCCGCGTACGGCCCCGAGGCCCCGTACCCCGAGATGTCCACCGCGACGAGCCGGGGGTGCGCGGCGCACAGCGCGGCGGCGTCGAGACCGAGCCGAGCCGCCGCGCCGTGCGCGAGGTTCTGCACGAACACGTCCGCGTCCGCGATCAGCCGCCGTACGACGTCCAGGCCACGCGGGTCCTTCAGATCGAGCGCGAGGGACTCCTTGCCCCGGTTGCACCACACGAAGTGCGAGGCCAGCCCGCCCGCGGCGGTGTCGTAGCCGCGCGCGAAGTCACCGCCGTCCACCCGCTCGACCTTGATGACCCGCGCGCCGAGATCGGCGAGCTGCCGGGTGGCGAAGGGCGCCGCGACGGCCTGCTCTACGGCTACGACGGTGATGCCCTCCAGGGGCGCCGGGAGACGGTCCATGGTGTGGATCATGTCGCCCACGCGGCGCCCTTGTCACCGGGGCGTGCCGAGGGTCACTCGCCCCCGGCCGCGTACCGCCGGACCGCGAGCGGCACGAACACCGCGAGCAGTACGGCGCACCAGGCCAGTGAGCCGGCGATCGGATGGCTCACCGGCCAGGCGGCGCCCTCCGGCACGGGCGCGTTTCCGAAGAGGTCGCGCAGGGCCGTCGTGACCGCGCTGATCGGGTTCCACTCGGCGACGGTGCGCAGCCAGCCCGGCAGGCCCTCGGTCGGGATGTACGCGTTGGACAGCAGCGGCAGCAGGAAGGTCGCGCCGCCCAGTTGCCCGGCCGCCTCCTCGTTCCGGGTGAGCAGCCCCAGGAAGATGCCGATCCACACCGCCGTGAACCGGAACAGCAGCAACAGGGCGAACGCACCGACCGCCGCCGTGGCGCTCCCCTCGATCCGCCAGCCCACCGCGAGCCCGACCAGCAGGAACGGCACGGTCCCGGCGGCCGTGACGACCACGTCCGCCGCCGCCTGCCCGAGCGGCACGGCCGCCCGGCTCATCGGCAGCGTGCGGAAGCGGTCCATCACGCCCCGATGGGTGTCCTGCGCGGCCTGGAACATCCCGGTCATGATCCCGCCGGCGGCTGTCGCCACCAGCAGCCCCGGCACCAGGAACGAACGGTACGCCTCGCCCGGCACCGCGAGGGCGCTGCCGAAGACGTAGCCGAAGAACAGCAGCATCGAGATCGGCATGGTCTGCGTCAGGATCAGCAACCCCGGGTTGTTCCTGACCCGCCGCAGCTGACGGCCGAGCATCGCCGTGCCGTCGTACGCCAACGCGCTCATTTCACCAGCTCCTTGTCGCTCGCCTTGTCGCTCGTCTTGCCGCTCGTCAGACGGAGGAAGACGTCGTCGAGGGTCGGCGGACGCAGGCTCGCGTCGATCAACGGCACACCCGCCGCGTCGAGTTCGCGCACGAGCCTCGGGAGCGTCAGCGTGGGGTCGGTGGTGACGGCACCGACCGCGTGCCGCTCCCGGTCGAACGACGGTTCCGCGCCGGTGAGTTGATCGAGCACCCCCGCCGCCTTCACCATCGCGTCCGCGTGGGCGACCACGACCTCCGCGTACGAGCCGATGAGCGCCTTGAGCTGCGGCGGCGAACCGCTGTGCGCGATCCGGCCGCGGTCCATCAGCACGATGTGGTCGGCGAGTTGATCGGCCTCCTCCAAATACTGCGTGGTCAGCAGCACGGTCGTCCCCTCCTTCTTGAGCTCGCCCACCGCGTCCCAGATCTGGTTGCGGCTGACCGGGTCGAGGCCGGTCGTGGGCTCGTCGAGGAAGAGCACCGCCGGGTGCCGGATCAGGCTCGCGGCGAGATCGAGACGGCGGCGCATCCCGCCCGAGTACGTGGACGCCGCCCGGTCGGCGGCCTCGGCCAGCCCGAAGCGGTCAAGGAGCTCGGCCGCGCGCGCCGCCGTGTCCCGGACCCGGTGCAGCCGGGCGAACAGCCGCAGGTTCTGGCGCCCGGTGAGATCCCCGTCGACCGAGGCGTACTGCCCGGTCACCCCGATCGCCCGCCGGACGGCCCCCGGCTCCCGTACGAGGTCGTGCCCCGCGACACGGGCCGAGCCGGCGTCCGGCCGCAGCAGCGTCGTCAGCAGGCGCACGGCCGTCGTCTTGCCCGCCCCGTTCGGGCCGAGCATGCCGCAGACGGTGCCCTCCGCGACGGCCAGATCGAGACCGCGGACCGCGTGGACGTCGCCGAAGCGCTTCTCCAGACCCTCACTAAGTACAGCGTACGTAGTAGTCATGAGTTGACCATAGCGCATTACGTACGCTGTACGTAACTAGGATGGTGGCCGAGGTGATGATCGATGACTGTCCGACCGGCCGTACCCGAAGTGATCTGGGCGCGCCCCGAGCGCACCGGGCGCGGGCCGAGGCCCGCGTTCAGCCGTGCGGACATCGCGGCGGCAGCGGTGCGGCTCGCCGACGAAGGCGGGCTGGACGCGGTCTCCATGCGGCATGTCGCGGCCGAGCTGGGCTGCGGCACGATGTCGCTGTACAACTACGTGCCGCGCAAGGAAGACCTGTACGAGCTGATGGTCGACGCGGTCGGCGGTGAGCACGAGCTGTGGGAGCTGAGTGGGGACTGGCGGGCCGATCTGCGGAGGGTGGCTTACCAGACGCGGGACGCCCTGCGTCGGCATCCGTGGATGCCGCGGCTGATGTCGCCGGTGTACGGGTTCAGCCCCAACGCGATGCGGTATCTGGAGCACTGTCTGGCGTGCATGGATCCGCTTGAGGCGTCGTACGGGACGAAGATGCAGCTGTTGGGGATGCTCAACGGGTGCGTGACGACTTATGTCGCGAATGAGTTGGCCACGGCTGAGCGGGTGCGGTCGCTGCCGTGGTCGGAGGAGCAGGAGAACGCGGTGCGGATCGCCTACTTGGGTGGGCAGATCGCGTCCGGGGCCTATCCCAGGTTGGCGGCGGCTTTTATGGAGGATTCGGGGCCGATCGATCTGGAGGCCGTGTTCGAGTGGATGGTGGGGAGGGTGCTGGATTCGTTCTCGCCGTAGGGCGGGTCGGTTCGGGAGCGGCTGCGACGGTTCCCCCTTCTCACAACAGCGCGAACTGGCCCTCCGGGCCCTCCTCGGGGTGGTCCAGGACTGAGGCCGGCCTGCGGGACGCGTCCGGTACGGGGAGTACTCCTGCCTCGCGCAGCTCGGCCGTTGTGATCTGGTTCTCCACCTTCAGTTCGGCTTGCCTGGGCCTCAGTTCGGCCAGCAGGGCCAGGACCGTGATCAGCTCCAGGAGTTCCGATGTCCACGGCTGTGGCCAGGTTGCCGGGCGGATGGCTGCCAGCGTTCCCGGCTCGGCGGGCTCGGTCCGCCGGGTGAACCATTCCTCGAGGACCCGGACTCCGCCCGCGTGGAAGTCCCAGGCCTCGGCCGGTACGGGGGAGATGCGGCCCGCGTCGATGAGGAGGGCCTCTTCCTCGGGGTCGTAGCGGAGTTCGAGGGGGGAGGAGGGGAGTGGGGCGCGGACGTAGGGGCGGCGGCCGCCGGGGAGTTTGGGGCGGTCGCCGTGGCGGCGCATCAGCCAGAGGAGGCGGTGGCCCAACTCGACGCCCTCGGACCAGAGTTCCG
Protein-coding sequences here:
- a CDS encoding anti-sigma factor, producing the protein MSLFRREDLHSLAAPYALDALDPGERRRFEKHLERCDRCTAEVRALSEDAVRLAWSTAAPAPAAMRDRVFAAVRNTPQEAPAQARPQQHLPAHVWGTEPPPKSRTRAPRSRPFLAPLATATAAAALVVASLFAVQANRTQDQLAAERDRAREIAHVLTAPDAEATSERDAEGNGIGVIASAEEGSAIVTLSGFEDLPKDRVHQLWLMRPDVQPRSLGLFDGDTPLVTSGMNTDATSLAVTVEPDGGSPQPTSQPIVQLALESVGFGE
- a CDS encoding CaiB/BaiF CoA transferase family protein, translated to MDRLPAPLEGITVVAVEQAVAAPFATRQLADLGARVIKVERVDGGDFARGYDTAAGGLASHFVWCNRGKESLALDLKDPRGLDVVRRLIADADVFVQNLAHGAAARLGLDAAALCAAHPRLVAVDISGYGASGPYADKRAYDMLVQCEAGLVSVTGTPEQPVKAGIPAADIAAGMYAFSGVLAALVRRGRTGRGGPVEVSMLEALAEWMGHPLHHAMHGGTPPVRTGLAHAVIAPYDAYPTADGGRVLLSVQNDREWRRLAELVLGRPELADEPAFATNAARVEHRDRTDEAVARALGVLDADEAVARLEAAGIACARLRDVRELAEHPQLAARDRWREVGSPVGPLKALLPPITLPGGDEARMGAVPALGEHTESLLRAVGMTDDEIAALRRDGVIA
- a CDS encoding ABC transporter permease, with product MSALAYDGTAMLGRQLRRVRNNPGLLILTQTMPISMLLFFGYVFGSALAVPGEAYRSFLVPGLLVATAAGGIMTGMFQAAQDTHRGVMDRFRTLPMSRAAVPLGQAAADVVVTAAGTVPFLLVGLAVGWRIEGSATAAVGAFALLLLFRFTAVWIGIFLGLLTRNEEAAGQLGGATFLLPLLSNAYIPTEGLPGWLRTVAEWNPISAVTTALRDLFGNAPVPEGAAWPVSHPIAGSLAWCAVLLAVFVPLAVRRYAAGGE
- a CDS encoding ATP-binding cassette domain-containing protein; protein product: MTTTYAVLSEGLEKRFGDVHAVRGLDLAVAEGTVCGMLGPNGAGKTTAVRLLTTLLRPDAGSARVAGHDLVREPGAVRRAIGVTGQYASVDGDLTGRQNLRLFARLHRVRDTAARAAELLDRFGLAEAADRAASTYSGGMRRRLDLAASLIRHPAVLFLDEPTTGLDPVSRNQIWDAVGELKKEGTTVLLTTQYLEEADQLADHIVLMDRGRIAHSGSPPQLKALIGSYAEVVVAHADAMVKAAGVLDQLTGAEPSFDRERHAVGAVTTDPTLTLPRLVRELDAAGVPLIDASLRPPTLDDVFLRLTSGKTSDKASDKELVK
- a CDS encoding TetR/AcrR family transcriptional regulator, producing the protein MTVRPAVPEVIWARPERTGRGPRPAFSRADIAAAAVRLADEGGLDAVSMRHVAAELGCGTMSLYNYVPRKEDLYELMVDAVGGEHELWELSGDWRADLRRVAYQTRDALRRHPWMPRLMSPVYGFSPNAMRYLEHCLACMDPLEASYGTKMQLLGMLNGCVTTYVANELATAERVRSLPWSEEQENAVRIAYLGGQIASGAYPRLAAAFMEDSGPIDLEAVFEWMVGRVLDSFSP